A genome region from Bacillota bacterium includes the following:
- the galU gene encoding UTP--glucose-1-phosphate uridylyltransferase GalU → MRVKKAVIPAAGLGTRFLPATKAQPKEMLPLVDTPIIQYVVEEALAAGIQDILLVTGKNKRAIEDHFDRAAELESHLKQSSKGHLLDLIQQENEAFVHYVRQPEPRGLGHAVLMARHHVGQEPFAVLLGDEIFVGDRPCLAELVDVATRLQASVIAVVPVPPQEVSRYGVVSTVEISPGLYRVHDLVEKPPVEQAPSNLAIVGRYVLDPEVFAILERQPPGFGGEIQLTDALRELALRKPLYAYRPRATRYDVGDKLGFLMATVEFALARADLGPPFRAFLEDVVRRPPQHPTRTV, encoded by the coding sequence ATGCGGGTAAAGAAGGCCGTGATCCCGGCAGCCGGACTGGGGACGCGGTTTCTGCCGGCTACCAAAGCGCAGCCCAAGGAAATGCTGCCTTTGGTGGATACACCCATCATCCAGTACGTGGTCGAGGAGGCACTGGCCGCCGGTATCCAGGATATCCTGCTGGTGACGGGTAAGAACAAGCGGGCCATAGAGGATCACTTTGACCGGGCCGCTGAACTGGAGAGCCACCTCAAGCAAAGCAGCAAAGGTCACCTGCTGGATCTCATCCAGCAGGAGAACGAGGCGTTCGTCCATTACGTACGGCAGCCAGAGCCGCGCGGGCTGGGGCATGCGGTGCTCATGGCGCGCCATCACGTGGGCCAGGAGCCATTCGCCGTGCTCCTGGGGGACGAAATATTCGTGGGAGATCGACCCTGCCTGGCCGAACTGGTGGACGTGGCCACCCGCCTTCAGGCCAGCGTCATAGCCGTGGTGCCGGTGCCTCCCCAAGAGGTATCGCGCTACGGCGTGGTAAGCACCGTGGAGATTTCCCCCGGGCTGTACCGGGTGCACGACCTGGTGGAAAAGCCTCCGGTCGAGCAGGCGCCTTCCAACCTGGCCATCGTGGGGCGCTATGTACTCGATCCCGAAGTATTCGCCATTTTGGAACGGCAACCACCCGGGTTCGGGGGCGAAATCCAACTCACTGACGCCCTGCGCGAACTGGCCCTACGCAAACCCCTGTACGCATACCGTCCTCGCGCCACCCGGTACGACGTGGGGGACAAACTGGGATTCCTAATGGCCACCGTCGAATTCGCTCTGGCGCGGGCCGATCTGGGGCCGCCTTTCCGGGCATTCCTGGAGGACGTCGTCCGTCGACCTCCGCAACACCCGACGAGGACTGTCTGA
- the glyQ gene encoding glycine--tRNA ligase subunit alpha gives MAYLQELIHTLDRFWAGQGCLIWLPYDVEKGAGTMNPATFLRVLGPEPWRVAYVEPSRRPADGRYGENPNRLYQHLQYQVIMKPSPDNIQEIYLESLEAIGLDRRQHDVRFVEDNWESPTLGASGQGWEVWVDGMEITQFTYFQTVGGRECRPVAVEITYGLERLAAYIQGVEDVYQVAWSPHLTYDDLFRENEREQSRYSFEVADVALMRQLFDAYEAEAVRCLEARLLLPAYDYVLKCSHTFNILDARGAVSLGERTSYLARCRHLARRCADLYLEQREQAGYPWQERWGS, from the coding sequence TTGGCTTATCTACAGGAGCTCATCCATACCCTGGACCGCTTCTGGGCCGGGCAGGGGTGCCTGATCTGGCTGCCGTACGACGTGGAGAAGGGAGCGGGTACCATGAACCCCGCTACCTTCCTGCGGGTGCTGGGCCCCGAACCCTGGCGGGTGGCCTATGTGGAGCCTTCCCGCCGGCCTGCCGACGGCAGGTACGGCGAGAACCCCAACCGGCTCTACCAGCACCTTCAGTACCAGGTGATCATGAAGCCCTCGCCCGACAACATTCAAGAGATTTATTTGGAGAGCCTGGAGGCTATCGGCCTCGACCGGCGCCAGCACGACGTGCGCTTCGTGGAGGACAACTGGGAATCGCCCACCCTGGGCGCCTCCGGCCAGGGCTGGGAGGTCTGGGTGGATGGAATGGAGATCACCCAGTTCACCTATTTCCAGACCGTGGGGGGCCGGGAATGCCGCCCGGTGGCAGTGGAGATCACATACGGACTGGAGAGGCTGGCCGCCTACATTCAGGGGGTCGAAGACGTGTACCAGGTGGCCTGGTCCCCCCATCTCACCTATGATGACCTGTTCCGGGAGAATGAAAGGGAGCAGTCCCGTTACAGCTTCGAAGTGGCCGATGTAGCCCTTATGCGCCAGTTGTTCGACGCCTACGAGGCAGAGGCAGTCCGCTGCCTGGAGGCGCGGTTGCTCCTGCCGGCTTACGACTATGTGCTCAAGTGCTCTCACACCTTCAACATCCTGGATGCCAGGGGTGCCGTGAGTCTCGGGGAACGTACCTCTTACCTGGCCCGGTGTCGTCACCTGGCCCGGCGGTGCGCCGACCTGTACCTGGAGCAAAGGGAGCAGGCCGGCTACCCGTGGCAGGAACGCTGGGGTTCCTAG
- the glyS gene encoding glycine--tRNA ligase subunit beta: MDFVLELGMEEAPARFLPPALDQLEERTRQALEEARLGWSSLSTMGTPRRLVLLVEGLPERQEPRVVKVRGPARRVAFDDQGNPTRAALGFAASQGVRVEDLVVEDTPGGDYVFALRVEEGRPTGQVLAALVPQVLGQLEFPRMMRWGRGEHRFVRPVRWILALLDNQVVPFTFAGVESGRATRGHRSLHPAAVGVDHARAYLQVVAGAGVVPDPVLRRRQIKEQVEQAAAWVGGQALWDEELAEEVTFLVEHPVAVWGRFHPDYLALPRDVIITVLRHHQRFFAVRDPGEPARLLPAFVAVRDGGQEGLDTVREGYERVVQARLADARFFYAEDLKVPLERWGESLAGVGFLEDMGTLQDKVARMEILVGFLAYAFGLDGRLATVCRRAARLSKADRATHMVRELPELEGIMGKEYALHSGEDPAVAEAIREHYLPRYAQDELPSSMAGMVVSLADRLDTLVGAFAAGLEPTGSQDPYGLRRAAYGLVRILWAAGLRLSLGWAIEEAQAAYRQVLGRAELVGGEAAERVKTSLLEFLRHRIRNLFGEQGIRPDFVEAVVARTDDVSDAWNRARTLQEVKDYPEFTDALAAFRRVVTLAEKAEDDAVEPGLLREPPERQLWEAYLACSPTARAYAEAGDWRRFLAAVATLRPSVDSFLDNVLVMAPEEPLRRNRLALLRRLADLLGLLGDLSRVVVL; encoded by the coding sequence GTGGACTTCGTACTGGAACTGGGGATGGAGGAGGCGCCGGCCCGCTTTCTGCCCCCGGCGCTGGATCAACTGGAGGAACGTACGCGCCAGGCCCTTGAGGAGGCGCGCCTGGGGTGGAGCTCCCTCTCCACCATGGGGACGCCCCGCCGTCTGGTGTTGTTGGTGGAAGGGTTGCCGGAGCGGCAGGAGCCGCGGGTGGTCAAGGTCAGGGGCCCCGCCCGGCGGGTGGCCTTTGACGATCAGGGAAACCCGACCCGGGCGGCACTGGGGTTTGCGGCCAGCCAGGGAGTGAGGGTGGAGGATCTGGTGGTCGAAGACACGCCGGGCGGTGACTACGTGTTTGCCCTCCGGGTGGAAGAAGGACGTCCCACCGGCCAGGTGCTGGCTGCCCTCGTCCCTCAGGTGCTGGGGCAGCTTGAGTTCCCCCGCATGATGCGGTGGGGGCGAGGTGAGCACCGTTTCGTGCGACCCGTGCGCTGGATCCTGGCCCTGCTCGACAACCAGGTGGTACCGTTCACCTTTGCGGGGGTAGAGAGCGGCCGGGCGACACGGGGGCATCGATCCCTGCACCCCGCCGCAGTGGGGGTTGACCACGCCCGTGCTTACCTTCAGGTGGTGGCGGGGGCGGGGGTGGTTCCCGACCCGGTCCTCCGCCGTCGGCAGATCAAGGAGCAGGTGGAACAGGCGGCAGCATGGGTGGGCGGACAGGCCCTCTGGGACGAGGAACTGGCAGAGGAAGTTACGTTCCTGGTCGAGCACCCCGTGGCGGTGTGGGGCCGCTTCCACCCCGACTACCTCGCCCTGCCCCGCGATGTGATCATCACTGTGCTCCGGCACCACCAGCGGTTTTTCGCCGTCCGCGACCCGGGCGAACCGGCCCGGTTGCTTCCCGCCTTCGTGGCGGTGCGGGATGGGGGGCAGGAGGGACTGGATACCGTTCGGGAGGGTTACGAGCGGGTGGTGCAGGCCAGGCTGGCCGATGCCCGTTTCTTTTACGCGGAGGATCTCAAGGTGCCCCTGGAGCGCTGGGGGGAGTCTCTGGCCGGGGTCGGGTTCCTGGAGGACATGGGGACTCTGCAGGACAAGGTGGCCCGGATGGAGATCCTGGTGGGCTTCCTGGCTTACGCTTTCGGCCTGGACGGGCGCCTGGCCACGGTTTGCCGAAGGGCTGCCCGCCTTTCCAAAGCCGACCGGGCTACGCACATGGTGAGAGAGTTGCCCGAACTGGAGGGCATCATGGGCAAGGAGTATGCCCTGCACTCGGGAGAGGATCCCGCCGTGGCTGAGGCCATTCGCGAGCACTACCTCCCCCGTTATGCCCAGGACGAACTGCCCTCTTCCATGGCCGGGATGGTGGTGAGCCTGGCCGACCGCCTGGACACCCTGGTGGGCGCTTTTGCCGCCGGCCTGGAGCCAACGGGGTCCCAGGACCCCTACGGGCTGAGGCGCGCCGCCTACGGGCTGGTGCGCATCCTGTGGGCCGCGGGCTTGCGCCTTTCCCTGGGCTGGGCGATCGAAGAAGCGCAGGCCGCCTACCGGCAGGTGCTGGGGCGGGCGGAGCTGGTGGGGGGAGAGGCGGCGGAGCGGGTGAAAACCTCTCTGCTGGAATTCTTGCGTCACCGGATCCGTAACCTTTTCGGGGAGCAGGGTATCCGGCCCGACTTCGTCGAGGCCGTGGTCGCCAGGACGGACGACGTGAGCGACGCCTGGAACCGGGCCCGGACGCTGCAGGAGGTCAAGGACTACCCCGAGTTCACCGATGCCCTGGCCGCCTTCCGGCGGGTGGTGACCCTGGCCGAGAAGGCGGAAGACGATGCCGTAGAGCCTGGACTCCTGCGGGAGCCTCCCGAACGCCAGTTGTGGGAAGCATACCTTGCTTGCAGCCCCACTGCCCGTGCCTATGCGGAGGCGGGTGACTGGCGGCGCTTTCTGGCGGCGGTGGCCACCCTGCGGCCTTCCGTGGACAGCTTCCTGGATAACGTGCTGGTGATGGCACCGGAGGAGCCCCTGCGCCGCAACCGGCTGGCCCTTCTACGGCGCTTGGCCGACCTCTTAGGGCTCCTGGGTGACCTCTCGCGCGTGGTCGTACTGTAG